The proteins below are encoded in one region of Avibacterium volantium:
- a CDS encoding autotransporter outer membrane beta-barrel domain-containing protein, with amino-acid sequence MSELSAQGNAILRSDQHLNQRLLQEGGEQTQVWTNVDYQEADYQSDNYRVYKQHSNYTELGVESAVNEQGISLGAIVSQTRGNIDYENASGKMTYSQATVYAKVQSESGLFVAADIGYGRSNNRITLDEQRADFKRNIISFGATLGKKWGLGYLDLKAIAGVHYHHLTAADYELKGRAVHTRALDFVNYHAGAELSKTWQWNTLSISPSLALYYFDASRKTFNNAVTVNNNGLQQQFNRGWQYQAGLNLNMGAWSVGTTFSYENGDESSHSRQFGLKVGYRF; translated from the coding sequence TTGTCGGAACTTTCTGCACAAGGAAATGCAATATTACGCAGCGATCAACATTTAAACCAACGTTTGTTGCAAGAAGGTGGCGAGCAAACTCAAGTATGGACGAATGTCGATTATCAAGAGGCTGATTATCAATCAGATAATTACCGCGTTTATAAACAGCATAGTAACTACACTGAATTAGGTGTAGAAAGTGCTGTAAATGAGCAAGGCATTAGTTTAGGTGCGATAGTGTCGCAAACGCGCGGCAACATTGATTATGAGAATGCAAGCGGCAAGATGACTTATTCGCAAGCTACGGTTTATGCCAAAGTGCAAAGTGAGTCAGGTCTGTTTGTTGCGGCAGACATCGGTTATGGACGTTCTAATAATCGCATCACTTTAGATGAACAACGTGCTGATTTTAAACGTAATATCATTAGTTTTGGTGCAACATTAGGTAAGAAATGGGGGCTAGGATACCTCGATCTCAAAGCAATAGCTGGGGTACACTATCATCACCTCACGGCTGCTGATTATGAGCTGAAAGGTCGTGCGGTTCATACTCGAGCTTTAGATTTTGTTAATTATCACGCTGGTGCAGAATTGTCCAAAACTTGGCAGTGGAACACGCTTTCTATTTCACCGAGTCTTGCCCTTTATTATTTCGATGCGAGTCGTAAAACATTTAACAATGCGGTTACTGTGAATAACAACGGTTTACAGCAACAGTTTAATCGTGGCTGGCAGTATCAAGCAGGACTCAATTTGAATATGGGGGCTTGGTCAGTGGGGACAACCTTCTCTTATGAGAATGGTGATGAATCTTCTCACAGCCGCCAATTTGGTTTAAAAGTGGGTTATCGTTTTTAA
- a CDS encoding S6 family peptidase: MNFKKSNLLFKSFSNPIKLGISLAIVALNAEASRVRGDVDYQYFRDFGENKGLFSIGATNIHIFDKNGQDVGIMLKDNIPMPDLKTANKNGAFANLIDPSFITSVRHNVGYSQVLFGGEDTNPDSHHFSYLLVNRNNFPDEWDGVTYSNPQDKDYHIPRLHKMVTEVAPAELTDVLTPNGKENTKILTDLTRFPLYIRVGSGKQEVQESAEDNSKTISLSSAYKYVIGGVTHTMSEANATNVVANGTITPEGKRITDKPITLFGSIYGPMVSYGRSGDSGSALLGYDAQKKKWVIVGVLKSDYGYGNIWSLSRPSYVNAIQERAKAGTIQNTQQNQVWEWSVDALHPETSSIKAGESTALAVPLRNESLKSQDTDKERPSLDYGKSVIFDGVDGGVLLVKDNINAGAGALYFNTNFTVKPETNQTWLGGGVLVAKDKTVTWKIANPEGDRLSKLGTGTLLVQGVGNNLGDISIGDGTVILDQQEDEQGRKQAFNQVGVVSGRPTLILQSADQIDPNKLYFGFRGGRLDLNGNDLSFKRIQHSDDGATVVNHRTDKSSNLTLTGVTVSEQDLTWGNWGKAGSDIYEYAISGRKDYFALKSGGKAGSYYPTNQASSDSWEYLGSDRAAAIQTIIDRKNAQQTLTAFAGYFGEKASDKTNGGLNVNYQPVVEESTLLLTGGMNLNGDFSAKGGKVVLEGVPTPHARDVLNNREVIFDDDWINRDFSAKTISVSNKANFTVGRNVSSLNANINANDNAILNLGYQAGQTVCLRSDHTGEVSCDMPTYSEETLNSIPRMALAGDISLSQQSRLNLGKTDFTGSIQAANTTQTSLSKESHWTLTGNSTLGNLNLAEGSQITLSQNDKPFNTLTVNGDLSGNGKFYYRTNFSTLNSDKVVVNGKASGNHLLVVNDIGNEPQRSKDRLTLITANSSENLTVTLQNSYADIGAYRYNLIQEGSTFRLYNPIVEKEIAEEERKAAEEQARREAEAKRLEEERKAAEEQARREAEAKRLEEERKAAEEQARREAEAKRLEEERKAAEEQARREAEAKRLEEERKAAEEQARREAEAKRLEEERKAAEEQARREVEAKRLEEERKKAELDRLKQA; this comes from the coding sequence ATGAACTTTAAGAAATCTAATCTTTTATTTAAATCTTTTTCTAATCCAATTAAATTAGGCATTAGTTTAGCTATTGTGGCGTTGAACGCGGAGGCATCTCGAGTAAGGGGAGATGTTGATTACCAATATTTTCGTGATTTTGGTGAAAATAAAGGTCTCTTTTCAATCGGTGCGACAAACATTCATATTTTTGACAAAAACGGTCAAGATGTAGGCATTATGTTGAAAGATAATATTCCTATGCCTGATCTCAAAACAGCAAATAAGAATGGGGCATTTGCCAATTTAATCGATCCTTCCTTTATAACTAGTGTTCGGCATAATGTCGGATATTCTCAAGTTTTATTTGGTGGAGAAGATACAAACCCAGATTCTCACCATTTTTCTTACCTTTTGGTTAATCGAAACAATTTTCCCGATGAATGGGATGGGGTCACTTATTCAAACCCGCAAGATAAAGATTATCATATCCCTCGTTTACATAAAATGGTAACGGAGGTAGCTCCCGCAGAACTTACCGATGTATTAACGCCAAATGGAAAAGAAAATACAAAAATTTTGACGGATTTAACGCGTTTTCCTCTTTATATACGAGTGGGTTCAGGAAAACAAGAGGTTCAAGAAAGTGCGGAAGATAATAGCAAAACGATCAGTTTGAGTAGTGCATATAAGTATGTTATAGGTGGTGTCACTCACACAATGAGTGAAGCTAATGCGACTAATGTTGTGGCAAATGGAACGATCACGCCAGAAGGAAAACGGATCACGGATAAGCCAATAACCTTATTTGGTTCTATTTATGGGCCAATGGTAAGTTATGGACGAAGTGGTGATAGTGGTTCTGCATTACTGGGGTATGATGCTCAAAAGAAAAAGTGGGTGATTGTAGGTGTTCTAAAATCTGATTATGGTTATGGGAACATTTGGTCATTGTCACGCCCTTCTTATGTTAATGCTATACAAGAAAGAGCCAAGGCGGGGACTATTCAGAATACGCAACAAAATCAAGTTTGGGAATGGAGTGTTGATGCTCTTCACCCTGAAACCAGTAGTATTAAAGCGGGAGAAAGCACCGCATTGGCTGTGCCTTTAAGAAATGAATCTTTAAAATCACAAGATACAGATAAAGAACGTCCATCATTAGATTATGGGAAAAGTGTGATTTTTGATGGTGTAGATGGGGGTGTTTTATTAGTTAAAGACAACATTAATGCGGGAGCTGGAGCACTCTATTTCAATACAAATTTTACTGTGAAGCCTGAAACGAACCAAACGTGGTTAGGTGGTGGCGTTTTGGTTGCTAAGGATAAAACAGTAACTTGGAAAATAGCTAATCCTGAAGGCGATCGTCTTTCAAAGTTAGGGACAGGAACTTTATTGGTTCAAGGTGTGGGAAATAACCTAGGAGATATTAGTATCGGTGATGGAACTGTCATTTTAGATCAGCAGGAAGATGAGCAAGGTCGAAAACAGGCATTTAATCAGGTTGGTGTGGTAAGTGGGCGTCCGACCTTGATTTTACAAAGTGCGGATCAAATTGATCCGAATAAATTGTATTTTGGTTTTCGTGGCGGACGTTTAGATTTAAATGGTAACGATCTCAGCTTTAAACGTATCCAGCATTCTGATGATGGTGCAACAGTTGTTAATCATCGCACGGATAAATCATCGAATTTAACCTTAACAGGTGTAACGGTTTCCGAACAAGATTTAACTTGGGGAAATTGGGGAAAAGCTGGCTCTGACATTTATGAATATGCTATAAGCGGGCGAAAGGATTATTTCGCTTTAAAATCAGGTGGCAAAGCAGGAAGTTATTACCCTACAAACCAAGCTAGTTCAGATAGTTGGGAATATTTAGGCAGCGATCGTGCGGCGGCGATTCAAACGATCATTGATCGCAAAAATGCACAACAGACCTTAACCGCGTTTGCCGGTTATTTCGGGGAAAAAGCTTCCGACAAAACAAATGGTGGCTTAAATGTAAATTATCAACCAGTGGTAGAAGAATCAACGCTATTATTAACAGGTGGAATGAACCTTAATGGTGATTTTTCAGCTAAAGGTGGTAAGGTTGTTCTTGAAGGTGTGCCGACACCACACGCGCGTGATGTGTTGAATAATCGTGAGGTCATTTTTGACGATGATTGGATAAACCGTGATTTCTCAGCGAAAACTATTTCGGTATCTAATAAAGCGAATTTTACCGTAGGGCGCAATGTTTCCTCACTGAATGCTAATATCAACGCTAATGATAATGCGATTTTAAATCTGGGCTATCAAGCAGGGCAAACTGTTTGCTTGCGTTCCGATCACACTGGAGAAGTTAGCTGTGATATGCCAACTTACAGTGAAGAAACCTTGAACAGCATTCCACGAATGGCACTCGCAGGGGATATTAGTTTATCTCAACAAAGCCGTTTAAATTTAGGGAAAACAGATTTTACCGGTTCGATTCAAGCCGCGAATACTACTCAAACCTCGTTATCCAAAGAATCACATTGGACATTAACAGGTAACAGTACGCTAGGAAATTTGAATTTAGCAGAGGGATCACAAATTACTCTGAGTCAAAATGACAAACCATTTAATACCTTAACCGTTAATGGCGATTTAAGCGGAAATGGAAAATTTTATTACCGCACTAACTTTTCTACATTAAACAGCGATAAAGTTGTGGTAAACGGAAAAGCATCAGGTAATCATTTACTTGTAGTGAATGATATTGGCAATGAACCACAGCGTAGCAAAGATCGCCTAACCTTAATAACAGCTAATTCATCTGAAAATTTAACCGTAACATTGCAAAATAGTTATGCGGATATTGGTGCTTACCGTTATAACTTGATTCAAGAAGGGAGCACATTCCGTTTATATAACCCTATTGTTGAAAAAGAAATTGCGGAAGAAGAACGCAAAGCCGCAGAAGAACAAGCACGCCGTGAAGCGGAAGCAAAACGCTTAGAAGAAGAGCGTAAAGCCGCAGAAGAGCAAGCGCGCCGTGAAGCGGAAGCAAAACGCTTAGAAGAAGAACGCAAAGCCGCAGAAGAACAAGCACGCCGTGAAGCGGAAGCAAAACGCTTAGAAGAAGAGCGTAAAGCGGCGGAAGAACAAGCCCGCCGAGAAGCGGAAGCAAAACGTTTGGAAGAAGAGCGTAAAGCGGCAGAAGAACAAGCACGCCGTGAAGCGGAAGCAAAACGCTTAGAAGAAGAGCGTAAAGCCGCAGAAGAGCAAGCGCGCCGTGAAGTGGAAGCAAAACGCTTGGAAGAAGAGCGTAAAAAAGCTGAACTAGATCGCTTGAAACAAGCGTAA
- the radA gene encoding DNA repair protein RadA, whose product MAKAKTAFVCNDCGAEYARWQGQCNACKAWNTITEIRLAPAKASRADRFSGYAGETQAKIQTLAEISLQEVPRFHSGFYELDRVLGGGIVPGSAILIGGHPGAGKSTLLLQVMCGLAQNMTALYVTGEESLQQVAMRANRLGLPTDRLNMLSETSVEQICHLADQLKPQIIVVDSIQVMHLADIQSSPGSVSQVRECAAFLTRYAKTRQVAIVMVGHVTKDGTLAGPKVLEHAIDCSLLLEGEADSRFRTLRSHKNRFGAVNELGVFAMTEQGLREVKNPSAIFLSRGEEDTAGSSVMVLWEGTRPLLVEIQALVDHSMLANPRRVAVGLEQNRLALLLAVLHRHGGLQMSDQDVFVNVVGGVKVSETSADLALLLALISSFRNRPLPKDLVVFGEVGLAGEIRPVPSGQERISEAAKHGFTRAIVPFANKPKSAVKNMQVFTVKKLIDALNILDNI is encoded by the coding sequence ATGGCTAAAGCAAAAACCGCCTTTGTGTGCAATGATTGCGGTGCGGAATATGCCCGCTGGCAAGGGCAGTGTAATGCCTGTAAAGCGTGGAATACCATCACAGAAATTCGTCTAGCCCCAGCCAAGGCAAGCCGTGCTGATCGCTTCAGTGGTTATGCAGGGGAAACGCAGGCAAAAATCCAAACCCTTGCAGAAATCAGCTTGCAAGAAGTTCCCCGTTTTCACAGTGGCTTTTATGAGCTTGATCGTGTCTTAGGCGGAGGCATCGTACCAGGTAGTGCGATTTTGATTGGCGGACACCCTGGGGCAGGGAAAAGTACCTTATTATTACAAGTGATGTGTGGTTTAGCACAAAATATGACCGCACTTTACGTTACAGGCGAAGAATCCTTGCAGCAGGTGGCAATGCGCGCCAATCGTCTTGGGTTGCCAACAGATCGGCTGAATATGTTGTCGGAAACGTCCGTAGAGCAAATTTGCCATTTGGCCGATCAGCTTAAACCGCAAATCATCGTGGTGGATTCCATTCAAGTGATGCACCTTGCGGATATTCAGTCTTCCCCTGGGAGCGTTTCCCAAGTGCGTGAATGTGCGGCGTTTTTAACCCGTTATGCGAAAACCCGTCAAGTGGCGATTGTGATGGTGGGACACGTTACCAAAGACGGCACTCTGGCAGGCCCAAAAGTGCTAGAACACGCCATTGATTGTTCATTGTTATTAGAGGGCGAAGCGGACAGCCGTTTCCGCACATTGCGTAGCCATAAAAACCGTTTTGGCGCAGTCAATGAACTCGGCGTGTTTGCGATGACAGAGCAAGGCTTGCGCGAGGTGAAAAATCCTTCTGCCATATTCTTAAGCCGCGGTGAAGAAGACACCGCAGGCAGTTCCGTAATGGTGTTATGGGAAGGCACACGCCCGTTATTGGTGGAAATTCAAGCCTTGGTGGATCACTCAATGCTCGCTAATCCAAGACGGGTGGCAGTGGGCTTGGAGCAAAATCGTCTGGCTTTATTGTTAGCCGTATTGCACCGCCACGGCGGCTTGCAAATGTCTGATCAAGACGTGTTTGTCAATGTGGTAGGTGGCGTAAAAGTGAGTGAAACCAGTGCAGACTTGGCCTTATTACTGGCATTGATTTCTAGCTTCCGAAATCGTCCATTACCAAAAGATCTGGTGGTGTTTGGCGAAGTGGGGCTAGCGGGGGAAATCCGCCCCGTACCAAGCGGACAAGAACGAATTTCTGAAGCAGCCAAACACGGCTTCACCCGTGCTATCGTCCCGTTTGCCAATAAACCGAAAAGTGCGGTCAAAAATATGCAGGTTTTTACCGTGAAAAAATTGATTGATGCGTTAAATATTTTAGATAACATATAG
- a CDS encoding inorganic triphosphatase has protein sequence MSTEIELKLLIPQFGLNSFKQNLLKNAPHFHQQAFLGNTYYDTADKFFAQHQMGLRVRKENQQFTLTLKTKGEALGGLHIRPEYNLPQQSETPDLAQLVENYDLDPSWKTLSLQPIFATDFARETFLIRPEFSPEPVEIEVALDQGKILAGDKQAEISEVEFELKQGKVADLLDYVRSLPLENGVRLSAISKAQRGYALAENYQPKAQNWLDKWRDFLDFAQSAGNFSQKLTALFQLEQGLIEETFVLGQVYFAEDFLRTVERIGAFFNLYHFYTENGNLLENAFNQQGLSDALKTDWRALVESSQQCLAECKQLIARHSETKNNAEVIAQLFDLLQSAFYLQRMLNLISLTYVEENDAANLENWEMNNG, from the coding sequence ATGAGTACAGAAATTGAATTAAAACTACTAATTCCGCAATTTGGCTTAAATTCATTCAAGCAAAATTTGCTGAAAAACGCACCGCACTTTCATCAGCAGGCATTTTTAGGCAATACTTATTACGACACCGCCGATAAATTTTTCGCCCAGCACCAAATGGGCTTGCGTGTTCGCAAAGAAAATCAACAATTTACCTTAACCTTAAAAACCAAAGGGGAAGCGCTAGGCGGTTTGCATATTCGCCCTGAATATAATTTGCCGCAGCAAAGTGAAACGCCTGATTTGGCGCAATTAGTGGAAAACTATGATCTCGATCCCAGCTGGAAAACCCTTTCATTACAGCCGATTTTTGCCACGGATTTTGCGCGAGAAACCTTCCTTATCCGCCCTGAATTTTCGCCAGAACCAGTAGAAATTGAAGTGGCGCTTGATCAAGGCAAGATTTTGGCTGGTGATAAACAAGCGGAAATTAGCGAAGTGGAATTTGAGTTAAAGCAAGGTAAGGTGGCGGATTTGCTCGATTATGTGCGATCTTTGCCATTGGAGAATGGCGTGCGATTAAGTGCCATTAGCAAAGCGCAACGGGGTTATGCCTTGGCAGAAAATTATCAGCCTAAAGCACAAAATTGGTTAGATAAATGGCGTGATTTTTTAGATTTCGCGCAAAGTGCGGGCAATTTTTCGCAAAAATTAACCGCACTTTTCCAGCTAGAACAAGGTCTAATTGAAGAAACCTTTGTCTTAGGGCAAGTCTATTTTGCCGAAGACTTTTTGCGCACGGTGGAGCGAATCGGCGCGTTTTTCAATCTTTATCATTTTTATACGGAAAATGGCAATTTGTTGGAAAATGCCTTTAATCAACAAGGTTTAAGCGATGCGCTTAAAACAGATTGGCGGGCGTTGGTGGAAAGCAGTCAGCAATGCTTGGCAGAATGTAAACAGCTGATTGCACGTCATAGCGAAACAAAAAATAACGCCGAAGTGATCGCACAATTATTTGATTTATTGCAATCGGCATTTTATTTACAACGAATGTTAAATCTCATTTCGCTCACTTATGTTGAAGAGAATGACGCAGCGAATTTGGAAAATTGGGAGATGAACAATGGCTAA
- a CDS encoding TIGR00153 family protein yields the protein MAVNNILGLFAHSPLKPLARHSAKVTDCCKYLIPFFEYTFQGDWENAEKLRKKISDTERQADTLKREIRLKLPRGLFMPIERTDLLELVTQQDKLANYAKDIAGRMVGRQCPFPPEMQEDFMKYVVRSIDAAEQAHLVIDEMDGLLETGFKGREVQFVNRMIQTLDDIEDDTDQMQIKLRLMLRSMENEFNPIDAMFLYKILEWIGVLADQAQRVGSRIELMLARS from the coding sequence ATGGCAGTAAATAATATCTTAGGATTATTTGCTCATTCCCCTTTAAAACCATTGGCTCGTCATTCAGCAAAAGTTACTGATTGTTGTAAATATCTCATCCCATTTTTTGAATACACCTTTCAAGGGGATTGGGAAAATGCAGAGAAATTACGCAAAAAGATTTCTGACACAGAACGCCAAGCAGATACATTAAAGCGTGAAATTCGCTTAAAGCTGCCACGCGGTTTGTTTATGCCAATAGAACGTACGGATTTATTAGAACTAGTTACACAACAAGATAAATTAGCAAATTATGCCAAAGATATTGCTGGCAGAATGGTAGGACGTCAATGTCCTTTCCCGCCAGAAATGCAAGAAGATTTTATGAAATATGTCGTTCGCAGTATTGACGCAGCAGAGCAAGCCCATTTGGTGATTGATGAAATGGACGGTTTACTTGAAACGGGTTTCAAAGGCCGTGAAGTCCAATTTGTGAATCGAATGATCCAAACCCTAGATGATATTGAAGACGATACGGATCAAATGCAAATTAAATTACGCTTAATGTTGCGTTCAATGGAAAATGAATTTAACCCGATTGACGCGATGTTTTTATACAAAATCCTTGAATGGATTGGTGTGCTTGCAGATCAAGCGCAACGTGTGGGTTCACGCATTGAATTAATGTTGGCTCGTTCATAA